A section of the Amblyomma americanum isolate KBUSLIRL-KWMA chromosome 2, ASM5285725v1, whole genome shotgun sequence genome encodes:
- the LOC144121504 gene encoding glutathione S-transferase C-terminal domain-containing protein homolog has product MAIEHLVMLSGHDSDGDKLRVPQSTLVALFAFAYCDVQMINIAIVRRNANDALFALPRSVIERMKCVEKSGTIPQELLDCECPAVYLPDRTTTTCIGGLAGVLRWALGQFGSRTQDSLCRALLGFRGGCLAACSESSLWTRFCELDIQRVVPKLQAAVSAEHELLEPLRLPEELLLLEAHMRQPVKTHNVQRKQQQVYRASRGENGDSSSPVKRRTADGKLPELEHRFVEGFDQTLADVVLFPCLHLVFTELVAIVDQGVLSQRLPLTFRWYETVSAQARTRVALDALGLKLLAQVERIRSRCIEESELPRDSLYSSHPDRTKPRIRHKSPQAIISSLKEAHITPDLKPNPGKNSLPLPWDEFPNKVHPLGGGLPKTRVLRKCQQIENLVVLALQHAFNGCTIVDFCSGGGHVGIVLAYLLPDSRVVMIENKEESMHRARERVRALDLRNVILYQCNMDYYAGDFDLGVSLHACGVATDLVLQKCISRGAAFVSCPCCYGAMKATASISYPLSCAFRGTGISEDDYTLLCHYADRTERDTPTCQQGHYCMALVDQDRAMRAAECGYEVIVTQMVPHDCSPKGLVLVGKQISKQH; this is encoded by the coding sequence ATGGCGATAGAGCATCTCGTAATGCTGAGCGGTCACGACAGCGATGGCGACAAGCTGCGCGTACCCCAGAGCACGCTCGTCGCTCTCTTCGCGTTCGCCTACTGCGATGTGCAAATGATCAACATCGCTATCGTCCGGCGCAACGCTAACGACGCACTCTTTGCGTTGCCTCGCAGTGTAATCGAAAGAATGAAATGCGTCGAGAAGAGCGGCACGATTCCGCAAGAGCTGCTCGACTGTGAGTGCCCCGCCGTGTACCTTCCCGACCGGACCACGACAACCTGCATCGGCGGACTCGCCGGCGTCCTGCGCTGGGCACTGGGCCAGTTCGGGAGCCGAACCCAGGACTCCTTGTGCAGGGCGCTGCTGGGGTTTCGCGGGGGCTGCCTTGCGGCCTGCTCGGAATCGTCGCTTTGGACGCGCTTCTGCGAGCTCGACATACAGAGGGTTGTTCCAAAGCTTCAAGCCGCCGTCTCGGCCGAGCACGAACTGCTGGAACCCTTGCGGCTGCCCGAGGAGTTGCTGTTACTTGAGGCGCACATGCGGCAGCCGGTGAAGACGCACAACGtgcagcggaagcagcagcaagttTACCGAGCTTCGCGTGGCGAGAACGGGGATTCTTCCTCGCCCGTCAAACGGAGGACGGCTGATGGAAAGCTGCCGGAACTGGAGCACCGCTTCGTCGAGGGCTTCGACCAAACGCTAGCTGACGTAGTGCTGTTTCCCTGCTTGCACCTTGTTTTCACCGAGCTGGTTGCCATCGTAGACCAGGGCGTGCTATCGCAAAGGCTTCCCCTCACGTTTCGGTGGTACGAAACCGTCAGCGCACAAGCGCGGACACGTGTAGCTCTAGACGCTCTAGGTCTAAAACTCCTTGCGCAGGTGGAACGAATCAGGAGCCGATGTATAGAGGAATCAGAGCTCCCGAGGGATAGCCTGTACTCGTCTCATCCCGACCGCACCAAGCCTCGCATTCGGCACAAGAGCCCGCAAGCCATCATTAGCTCGCTGAAAGAGGCCCACATAACGCCAGATTTGAAGCCCAACCCCGGCAAGAACTCTCTGCCCCTGCCTTGGGACGAGTTCCCCAACAAAGTACATCCTCTCGGAGGTGGACTGCCGAAGACGAGGGTACTCCGCAAATGCCAGCAAATTGAGAACCTTGTTGTGCTGGCTCTTCAGCACGCATTCAACGGTTGCACTATTGTTGATTTCTGCTCTGGGGGCGGGCATGTTGGCATTGTCTTGGCATACCTCCTTCCAGACTCCCGAGTGGTGATGATTGAGAACAAGGAGGAGTCGATGCACCGTGCCCGAGAGAGGGTCAGGGCTCTGGACCTCCGTAATGTCATCTTGTACCAGTGCAACATGGACTATTACGCGGGTGATTTTGACCTGGGCGTGTCTCTGCATGCATGCGGTGTTGCCACTGACCTAGTCTTGCAGAAGTGCATCAGTCGTGGTGCGGCGTTTGTGTCATGTCCATGCTGCTATGGTGCCATGAAAGCGACGGCAAGCATCAGCTACCCTCTGAGCTGCGCGTTCAGAGGCACGGGGATCTCGGAAGACGATTACACTCTGCTGTGCCACTATGCTGATCGGACAGAGCGTGACACCCCGACATGCCAGCAGGGCCATTATTGCATGGCTCTGGTAGACCAAGACAGGGCGATGAGGGCTGCTGAATGTGGTTATGAGGTTATTGTTACTCAGATGGTGCCGCATGACTGCTCACCCAAAGGGCTTGTTTTGGTTGGAAAGCAAATATCCAAACAACACTGA